A window of Belonocnema kinseyi isolate 2016_QV_RU_SX_M_011 chromosome 9, B_treatae_v1, whole genome shotgun sequence contains these coding sequences:
- the LOC117180295 gene encoding uncharacterized protein LOC117180295 isoform X1, whose product MKKRNKSYTVMETGNSEAIKSFSSYLSNSEDNSNSIVENPEQPSVQSGLKGNDEIDLFDDFPGDANNNFNINTNDLDENDVSDVYQVSEQLTFSKKRNRNPD is encoded by the exons ATGAAAAAGCGCAACAAAT CTTATACAGTAATGGAAACAGGAAATTCAGAAGCAATAAAATCGTTCAGCTCGTATTTATCAAATTCAGAGGATAATTCTAATTCTATTGTGGAAAATCCAGAACAACCAA GTGTTCAAAGTGGTTTAAAAGGAAatgatgaaattgatttatttgatgacTTCCCTGGAGatgcaaataataactttaaCATAAATACGAATGATCTTGATGAAAACGACGTGTCCGATGTGTATCAAGTATCTGAACAGCTAACTTTTTCTAAGAAACGAAATAGAAATCCCGATTAA
- the LOC117180295 gene encoding uncharacterized protein LOC117180295 isoform X2: MEAYTVMETGNSEAIKSFSSYLSNSEDNSNSIVENPEQPSVQSGLKGNDEIDLFDDFPGDANNNFNINTNDLDENDVSDVYQVSEQLTFSKKRNRNPD, from the exons ATGGAAG CTTATACAGTAATGGAAACAGGAAATTCAGAAGCAATAAAATCGTTCAGCTCGTATTTATCAAATTCAGAGGATAATTCTAATTCTATTGTGGAAAATCCAGAACAACCAA GTGTTCAAAGTGGTTTAAAAGGAAatgatgaaattgatttatttgatgacTTCCCTGGAGatgcaaataataactttaaCATAAATACGAATGATCTTGATGAAAACGACGTGTCCGATGTGTATCAAGTATCTGAACAGCTAACTTTTTCTAAGAAACGAAATAGAAATCCCGATTAA
- the LOC117180470 gene encoding uncharacterized protein LOC117180470, which produces MIVSDRGEIIQVKEFINLDSQTSFISESLVQQLHLSRQSSSLRLKGIAAVKADRTRGLVSVKLTPYLESSSEYIISAHILQKLTSEFSAFDIRNVNWPHLEGVRLADPNFQETSHGDVIIGADYYGQILEESLRRGSNNAPTTQATIFGCILFGPKFGKQEEIPTKFESSLSKENQECEDHFKSSHSRDSDGRHVVKLPFRKSTELLGDSKPAALRMLPRLSNKLQTNTALKKASVDFLTEYESLKHMKIVYDSDVDLSQPVYYLPHHGIIREIRITTKLRVVFNASSSTSSGASLNDILHTGAKHQTDLIDWLHLSSQSWPTHFEAPNENNLEERPVLAISTTVKPVKTQWELLTKYSDLNKLLRIRALCKRFILHSFEKEHKLLSKGESLPNSHYLSRLTPFIDFRGTLRLGRRLQASLLPLNSKHPFILPKESPSTRLIISDAHQYSLHRGTQDTLAYIRRDCWILGRRTQVSAYIWKCIRCARFRQKRARQLMGQLPANRVAPSRPFLHSGVDYAGPINLKTWKVRAARCYKAYIALFVCHSTSAIHLELVADYTADAFVTAYKRFTARRGICATLRSDCGTNLKGADVQLQALFSSSSAELGKLYSLMTRDGTQ; this is translated from the exons ATGATTGTCTCAGATAGAGGTGAGATCATACAAGTTAAGGAGTTTATTAATCTAGATTCCCAAACATCCTTCATCTCTGAAAGTTTAGTTCAGCAACTCCACTTGTCAAGACAATCATCATCGCTACGATTAAAGGGGATCGCTGCTGTGAAAGCTGACAGAACACGAGGCTTAGTTTCCGTGAAGCTGACACCTTATCTTGAATCCTCATCAGAGTACATAATTTCTGCTCACATTCTTCAAAAACTGACTTCAGAGTTTTCTGCTTTCGATATTAGGAACGTCAATTGGCCGCATTTAGAAGGGGTTCGGCTTGCTGACCCTAATTTCCAAGAAACTAGTCATGGGGACGTCATCATCGGAGCTGACTATTACGGTCAGATCCTTGAAGAAAGTCTCCGCCGAGGTTCAAATAATGCTCCAACCACACAAGCTACGATTTTTGGGTGTATTCTTTTCGGTCCA AAATTTGGGAAGCAAGAGGAAATTCCAACGAAATTCGAATCTTCTTTATCAAAAGAAAATCAAGAGTGTGAGGATCACTTTAAATCATCACACTCTCGAGATTCAGACGGACGCCACGTTGTTAAACTTCCTTTCAGAAAATCAACTGAACTTCTTGGAGATTCGAAACCTGCAGCCTTGCGTATGCTTCCAAGGTTATCCAATAAATTACAAACGAATACAGCTTTGAAAAAAGCTTCCGTAGATTTTCTTACTGAGTATGAGTCTTTGAAACACATGAAGATCGTCTATGATTCAGATGTGGATTTATCTCAACCAGTTTATTATCTGCCACATCATGGCATCATACGTGAAATTCGTATTACTACCAAGCTTCGTGTAGTCTTCAATGCTTCCAGCAGTACTTCGTCCGGGGCTTCATTAAATGACATTCTGCACACAGGAGCGAAACATCAAACTGACCTAATTG ATTGGCTTCATCTCTCTTCTCAATCATGGCCCACTCACTTCGAGGCTCCAAATGAAAATAATCTAGAAGAGCGTCCAGTTTTAGCAATTTCTACCACTGTAAAGCCTGTGAAGACCCAGTgggaacttttaactaaatattctGACCTGAATAAGCTTTTACGAATCAGAGCTCTTTGCAAAAGATTCATCCTTCATTCATTCGAGAAAGAGCATAAACTCTTATCAAAGGGAGAATCTCTACCAAATTCTCATTATCTTTCTCGTTTAACACCTTTTATCGATTTCCGAGGGACTCTACGACTTGGAAGAAGACTTCAAGCATCTTTACTTCCGCTGAATTCGAAACATCCATTTATTTTGCCGAAAGAGTCTCCTTCTACACGGCTAATCATATCTGATGCTCATCAGTATTCACTACATAGAGGAACCCAAGATACTTTGGCATATATACGAAGAGACTGCTGGATTCTCGGTAGACGAACTCAAGTCAGTGCCTACATATGGAAATGCATTCGATGCGCAAGGTTTCGTCAAAAGAGAGCTCGTCAGTTAATGGGACAATTGCCTGCTAATCGAGTAGCGCCTTCTCGCCCGTTTCTTCATTCTGGAGTTGATTATGCTGGACCTATAAATCTCAAAACTTGGAAAGTTCGGGCGGCTCGATGTTACAAAGCATATATTGCACTCTTCGTTTGTCATTCTACTTCAGCAATACACCTGGAATTGGTCGCAGACTATACTGCAGATGCGTTTGTCACAGCTTACAAGAGGTTTACCGCTAGGCGAGGTATCTGTGCTACTCTTCGCAGTGACTGTGGGACAAACCTGAAAGGAGCTGATGTGCAACTTCAAGCTTTGTTTTCATCATCATCAGCAGAGCTTGGAAAACTGTATTCTTTAATGACAAGAGACGGAACTCAATAG